In Heptranchias perlo isolate sHepPer1 chromosome 16, sHepPer1.hap1, whole genome shotgun sequence, one genomic interval encodes:
- the LOC137333872 gene encoding tyrosine-protein phosphatase non-receptor type substrate 1-like: MPFTMSLPIAHSEYLPSSCCPDSDETKRLLMTLTDARGTLLSSIFLVPPTPLKITSQEHEKDSSASLTIVCATSPFYPENITFTWYKDGTKTTTEISNVIQLNTDGLYEASSRLDDTPPVPTGTVYTCLVSHVTLQIPATATHIVTYPIGGQITRYLLISACAGVGLVFAVLVLIIGKRCLSKKNKGAQNDDESSDHCKQPATVDVMAPYAALDMTKSRKDPRPKHQERTVYAQTKQRAPENQLTYASIDMTSSKKTAKPPRKDKSTEYAQLRMKNQRADVIYEERKAK, encoded by the exons ATGCCGTTTACGATGTCGCTACCGATAGCGCACAGTGAATATCTCCCCTCATCGTGCTGTCCGGATTCGGACGAAACAAAGCGACTGTTGATGACCTTGACTGATGCCCGAGGAACGTTGCTTTCCTCAATTTTTCTAGTTCCGCCAACTCCGCTGAAAATTACCTCTCAAGAACATGAAAAGGATTCATCTGCGTCTCTGACTATTGTGTGCGCGACATCTCCGTTTTACCCGGAGAATATCACCTTCACTTGGTATAAAGATGGGACCAAAACTACAACAGAGATAAGTAACGTTATACAACTCAACACCGATGGACTATATGAAGCTTCCAGCCGTTTGGATGATACACCGCCTGTTCCAACTGGGACTGTTTATACCTGCCTGGTGTCTCACGTTACATTACAAATTCCAGCCACGGCCACTCACATTGTCACCTATCCTATAG GTGGTCAGATCACCCGTTACTTGCTGATTTCTGCATGTGCAGGGGTCGGGTTGGTATTCGCGGTATTAGTTCTCATCATCGGGAAGCGATGTCTCTCAAAGAAGAATAAAG GAGCGCAGAACGACGATGAAAGCTCAGACCATTGCAAACAGCCG GCAACAGTGGATGTGATGGCGCCTTATGCTGCACTAGATATGACCAAGTCCCGGAAAGATCCAAGACCAAAGCATCAAGAGAGGACAGTGTATGCCCAG ACCAAGCAAAGGGCACCCGAAAACCAGCTGACCTACGCTTCAATAGACATGACAAGCTCCAAAAAAACAGCAAAGCCTCCACGTAAGGATAAAAGCACGGAGTACGCTCAGCTTCGGATGAAAAACCAAAGAGCAGACGTTATTTACGAGGAACGGAAAGCCAAGTAA